Proteins encoded together in one Labeo rohita strain BAU-BD-2019 chromosome 21, IGBB_LRoh.1.0, whole genome shotgun sequence window:
- the zgc:152891 gene encoding polyunsaturated fatty acid lipoxygenase ALOX15B, with protein MDGFHVTIRTSAAPLSGTYSRVWISLIGTLCESPPVKVEHFLLPGSACTVVIKPKEEVGTVVLLRLRLEAHPGFPDLDWHCQDVQVRRSSEDPETQVFPCHKWIRTADGSVELRNEKVCLKRQETLAVLTNHREKDLQHKQQLIKWGTFVEDGPHCIGMTSVTALGPNLSYIRQRPVNNVHYIKSLIERRTSWSSLQEFDTFFLFSGRENTVAKYVQAHWQEDAFFGYQCLNGCNPLHIRQIRSLPPNLSVTSEMLRPFLPEDSTLEQEMERGHVYLLDYEVLDQLPANTINDKHSYLAAPLCLLHYNRQGELKPIAIQLQQAPGPQNPVFLPSDSAPDWLLAKIWVRNSDFQVHQLLSHFLRTHLLGEVCCTATLRQLPEIHPLYQLLMPHIQSSLQINIQARVTLLAAKGVFDKSVACGLEAIPLLLARGTQRLSYSSMCVPDDVRVRGLDALPICYYAQDALRVWDALHRFVAGWIRLYYCNDEDVQHDCELQNWIREIFTEGFLGLSHIGVPQSFQTTAEMSKFVTMVIFSCSALHAAVNFSQLDYNIWIPNCPASMSRPPSQTKGSVSEEDIFSFLPEVSSSCHVLSVLSLLSQPAIDFVPLGHYNEWYFSSGAIVKLVNEVQKELKMIAKDIADRNSRLELPYPYLSPDRIENSVTI; from the exons ATGGATGGCTTTCATGTGACCATTCGAACCTCAGCAGCTCCGCTCTCAGGAACGTATAGCAGGGTTTGGATCTCTTTGATTGGTACTCTGTGTGAGAGCCCTCCAGTCAAAGTGGAACACTTTCTCTTGCCAGGCTCT GCCTGTACAGTTGTCATCAAGCCTAAAGAGGAAGTTGGCACAGTGGTTTTGTTAAGACTCCGTCTTGAGGCTCATCCTGGCTTTCCGGACCTGGATTGGCACTGTCAGGATGTGCAGGTGAGACGGAGTTCTGAGGATCCTGAGACGCAGGTTTTTCCTTGTCATAAATGGATCCGGACAGCAGATGGTTCCGTCGAGCTTCGGAATGAGAAAG TGTGTCTGAAAAGGCAGGAAACACTAGCAGTCCTAACCAATCACAGGGAGAAGGATCTCCAGCATAAACAACAACTCATCAa GTGGGGTACGTTTGTTGAAGATGGTCCTCACTGTATAGGCATGACCAGTGTTACAGCTCTAGGACCAAACTTGAGTTATATCCGTCAACG CCCAGTTAATAATGTGCATTACATAAAGAGTTTAATTGAAAGAAGAACATCTTGGAGCAGCCTACAGGAATTTGACACATTCTTCCTTTTCAGTGGAAGAGAGAACACAGTTGCCA AATATGTTCAGGCTCATTGGCAAGAGGATGCATTCTTCGGATATCAGTGCCTTAATGGTTGCAATCCTCTGCATATCAGACAGATCCGCAGTCTGCCACCTAACCTGTCTGTCACTTCAGAGATGCTCAGACCTTTTCTACCAGAAGACTCAACTTTGGAACAGGAGATGGAG AGAGGTCATGTGTATCTTCTGGACTATGAAGTGCTCGATCAGCTGCCTGCTAACACTATCAATGACAAACACTCCTACTTGGCTGCTCCTTTATGCCTGCTGCATTACAACCGACAAGGAGAACTAAAGCCCATTGCCAttcaa CTTCAACAGGCTCCTGGTCCACAGAATCCTGTTTTCTTGCCTTCTGATTCTGCACCGGACTGGTTGTTAGCAAAGATATGGGTCCGTAATTCAGATTTCCAGGTTCATCAGCTACTTTCCCATTTCTTGCGCACTCATCTTTTAGGAGAGGTGTGCTGTACCGCCACGCTCAGGCAGCTGCCTGAGATTCATCCTCTATACCAG CTCCTTATGCCTCATATCCAGAGCTCTCTTCAGATTAACATTCAGGCTAGAGTCACTCTTCTAGCTGCAAAAGGTGTTTTTGACAAG TCAGTAGCCTGTGGTCTGGAGGCAATACCACTGCTGCTTGCTCGAGGAACGCAACGTCTGAGCTACAGCTCCATGTGTGTGCCAGATGATGTAAGAGTGCGAGGACTGGATGCACTACCTATCTGTTATTATGCACAAGATGCACTCAGGGTCTGGGATGCTCTACATAG GTTTGTTGCAGGGTGGATTCGTTTGTATTACTGTAACGATGAGGACGTCCAGCACGACTGTGAACTACAGAACTGGATTAGAGAGATCTTCACGGAGGGATTCCTCGGCCTCAGTCATATAG GTGTTCCACAGTCATTTCAGACCACAGCTGAAATGTCCAAGTTTGTTACCATGGTGATCTTTTCCTGCTCAGCACTTCATGCAGCTGTGAACTTCTCTCAG CTGGATTATAACATTTGGATACCGAACTGTCCAGCATCCATGTCACGTCCACCTTCTCAGACCAAAGGCTCAGTGTCTGAGGAGGATATTTTCTCCTTCCTTCCTGAAGTGAGCTCCTCTTGCCATGTCCTTAGTGTCCTGTCTCTACTGTCTCAACCTGCCATTGACTTT GTGCCCTTGGGCCATTATAATGAGTGGTACTTCAGCAGTGGTGCAATCGTGAAGCTTGTGAACGAGGTCCAGAAAGAGCTGAAAATGATAGCGAAAGACATCGCAGACAGGAACAGCCGACTGGAGTTGCCCTATCCTTACCTGTCTCCAGACCGCATTGAGAACAGTGTGACTATTTGA
- the tpst1l gene encoding tyrosylprotein sulfotransferase 1, like → MRKQTCNVLLVCGVISSITVFYLGLSTIECPTARSRAAQHGWAVNLHAGRNLSDPLQLPEEYNEETPLIFVGGVPRSGTTLMRAMLDAHPLVRCGEETRVIPRLLAMQATWSHSARERVRLDEAGVTDEVLDSAVRAFLLEIIVGHGEPAPRLCNKDPFALKSLSYLSKLFPKAKFILMLRDGRATVHSMISRKVTITGFDLTSYRDCLVKWNRAVEVMYDQCLAAADGNCLPVHYEQLVLHPERVMRKLLQFLDLPWDTAVLHHEQLIGKAGGVSLSKVELSTDQVVKPVNTEALSKWVGKIPADVVNDMASIAPMLSRLGYDPLANPPNYNKPDLLFLNSSKIVRSIQN, encoded by the exons ATGAGAAAACAAACGTGCAACGTTCTTCTGGTCTGTGGGGTCATCAGCTCCATCACGGTGTTTTACCTTGGCCTCAGCACAATAGAATGTCCAACTGCTCGTTCTCGTGCTGCACAACATGGGTGGGCGGTAAATCTACATGCTGGGCGAAACCTAAGCGACCCGTTACAACTTCCTGAGGAGTACAATGAGGAAACCCCTCTCATTTTCGTTGGCGGAGTCCCTCGTAGCGGCACCACGCTGATGCGGGCTATGCTGGACGCCCACCCTCTAGTTCGGTGCGGAGAAGAGACCCGCGTCATCCCTCGGCTGTTAGCCATGCAGGCCACGTGGAGTCACTCCGCACGTGAACGGGTCCGTCTGGACGAGGCTGGTGTCACCGACGAGGTCCTGGATTCAGCTGTTCGTGCCTTCCTATTGGAGATCATAGTGGGGCACGGCGAGCCCGCTCCAAGGCTCTGCAATAAAGACCCTTTTGCTCTGAAGTCACTCTCCTACCTCTCCAAGCTCTTTCCTAAAGCGAAGTTTATTCTCATGCTTCGCGATGGCAGGGCCACTGTACACTCTATGATTTCTCGCAAGGTGACTATCACCGGATTTGACTTGACGAGTTACCGAGACTGTTTGGTGAAGTGGAACCGAGCGGTGGAGGTGATGTATGACCAGTGCCTGGCTGCAGCAGATGGAAACTGTTTGCCTGTGCATTACGAGCAGCTGGTCCTGCACCCTGAGCGGGTGATGCGCAAGCTCCTTCAGTTCCTGGATCTGCCGTGGGACACCGCCGTGCTGCACCATGAACAGCTTATTGGGAAAGCTGGTGGAGTTTCACTGTCAAA GGTGGAACTGTCAACGGATCAAGTAGTCAAGCCGGTGAATACAGAGGCTCTGTCTAAATGGGTGGGCAAGATCCCTGCTGATGTGGTGAATGATATGGCCAGCATTGCACCGATGTTAAGTCGCTTAGGTTATGACCCTCTAGCCAACCCGCCAAACTACAACAAGCCTGATCTTTTATTTCTGAACAGCTCAAAAATAGTGAGGTCGATTCAAAATTGA